The Coffea arabica cultivar ET-39 chromosome 2c, Coffea Arabica ET-39 HiFi, whole genome shotgun sequence genome includes the window AATCTCTGTTGCAAGAAGTTGCCTGGCGGCCAAATGCTtgcatgtgttttttttttttttttttttgggtgcttgCTGTGCTGTGCTGAACTACTCTGTCACTGTGTAGAGACCAAGACTTGTATAGGCACTCAATATATCTGATTTTCTCATGCTGTAAAAGCATATATCTTGCTACTTTTTGATGAATTTTCGGCGTTATTTTGTCTTCAGAGTTTTGTATATCTCATGAACTTATAGATGGCACGTGTAAAAATTTCAGACTCTCCTTAATCCACTTTATCTACCTGGATCTCGCATCACATCATCCCATTTTGATACAAAAGTTAGAGCCCTAGCGAGAAAGTACCTTTGAAGCTGTGCTCATGGGTTGGAGGCAAAATTTACCAGAGTTTCTTGCTCCAGAAGAGAAGGTTTTGGTTTTAAAGTTTCTTTGTGCATCTGAGAATCTAAagccaattttttcttttgtagctAAAATGATTGATATCTTAGATGTCTATTGTAGCCAATGACAACATTGAAATATCTAAACTTTTGCTTGCGTTAGTTCATGTTTGTTTTAGTAAACCTATGTATCAGCAGCCTAAAGCTTTCTGTTTGTTCAAACTATCAGCAACTCAAAGCGCTTTCCGATAATAAGACACTGGAGCAAtgcttggttttcttttttatgtctTCTTCAAGCCCGTGTCCACGTAAGCTGCAGGGGAGAAAAAGGGGACAAGGTGTCTGCAGATTTTTTATGTATCCCCTTTGCGGACTTAGTTGTAGAAATGCATTACTTGTATAATTTCGATGCATGGTAGAAAAAGTATGGTAACTTAATTTagcttaaatgattaaatgatggAGTAAtccatgaaaatattgatcttATTCCTTGGCCAACATGGTATATGATTTTTTGGTTTCGAGGAGGTTGAACCGTCGATCTGGGTACTGGGAATTAGAAATAGAATGGCGCGATGCATCCGACAGTAGCTGTCTCCCAAATAAAGTATTAGTTTTTATGCAGGATTGAGGAGTCATTTCCCTGTTCTCTATCTCTCtgtgttttgttattatttcttttttgttttttctttcactGCTTGCAGAAAGTAGCTGGTGTTCTTGAATCCTTGGGATCTACCCGCTGTGACTTTGTTTGCTGAAGGAGAGGTCTAAAGTCCGAACTTCACGACGTGAACCTATCTGCGTTTCACACTTGCAGTTGCTTCAATATATACAACAAATTAAATGTACAGAAGATAACTGGGGCCACTTTGAACTAACGATATTGATATTCAGCTATGCTGCATGAATTGAGCAGTTACCGTACATGTTTCTAGTGCGATGTGGCAAAGCAACTTCAGAAGACCGCCATCACCTATTTGACAAAATCAAGTGATCAACAATGGTGTTGGGACATTTGTTCGTCACAAAGGTACTGTGGCCAGCCTTTCCTTGTCAATCGAGATGTTTTAATcgctaataagaaaaataaatttggaaTGCCGAAAAGTTTTAATCTCACACAAGTCCCAACTGTTTTTGGGTACAGCATTAACACACTATCACCATCATTGCACTTTTATCGGGACACGCATCCAGCTGCAAGCAACCATTTAATTTGCAATTATTTGTAAAACGGAGATCaattttcctttgaaatctTTTAGACCTCGGATTTCTTGCCCCGCAAGACCCTTGCAAATTTGAAATAGTGGCAGCTTTTTACTGTTGCATTTCTAGGTCTTGATCGCATTAAGACAAAAGGATCTACAGCTTGCCCGCTAAAAGAATCCACCAGAAACTTCCGATTCAGCACTTTCTGACCATTAACGAAAACGAAACGATTAAGAAATAATTGCGGTCACAGAAGGATGTCTGACTCTTAGAGATATTTTGAGGGCTTATTTGACAaacaaatttttggtcaaatttattttttacaagtattttaataactttaattacaataatatcaaaaaatttctcaaaaattttaaattatattatacacttcaaaatattcaaaaattttatctACGATTTTTACaataaattatagtaaaattttaaacaaatacCTAAAAGACTCGTCTGCTAAACAGGGCCAAGTTTCAAAAGGAAACGGAGGACAACAATAATTATGGTGGATTATTAATCTATCTTTATTCTCTCATCTCCTCAAGATCAAGAGTCAACCGGGAGGTGGTGGTAATCTATGCAATTGGTCTACCCCTTTACAAAGCGTGCCTAAAATTTCCTGTAAATCATACTAACAACGTACTTGAGAGTTGACACTAACAGCGTGCCTAAAATTTCCCGGCGTGCTAAAATTGACTGCTTCATATGGTTCTTGGTTGTGGGAAATCTTTGGCATAATGATGTAGTTGGAAAAACTATgcacttgttttaatacttggATTTATTTTTGTACACGGCAATTCacaacccagaaaaaaaaagaattgtagTTGGAAAGAAGTCGCTACGTAATCTGTTAATCTCGACTTACTTTTATTGTAGTTTTTTGCAAGTTCAATTCAAAAGGAGACATGACAATTCAgcggcttttttttttatatataatgaaTTTGTTCACAAGCTTCTTAAAGcaagtttaaaaaatatctGATGAGGGAATCGCTTCTAGAACTTGGGGTTGCCCGAAATTCGTGGCAAATCCTCATTCTCAGTGTACATAAAAAGGTCAGCTTCGGCAGTTCGTATTGTTTGACCACTTCGCAATTGCTccagaaaagtaaataaataaacacacacacaagcCCAATAGTTTGAAACTAATTTAGACTAATCAGGAAAAATGCGTTAAAAGTTGTTTTCTGGCGTACGGTGGTCAATTTGCGGTACTTGTTGAGATGGGAATTACAATAATatgataaaagtaaaagcaGATTTTTTGCCCCCTCTCCTTTTGCCTGTCTATCGGCCGTGGGATCacgctttcttcttcttctttttcgcTTTTATATTTTCACCAGATATAAAAGCAATTTATTGCAGAATTTAGGgcttcacaaatttcttttgttccttttcaaaatcaaaataagagAACGAAAAATCAGGACCGTGCCCATGTTCCCTTTATAGAGTTGCATTACTACGTGCTTTATGTTGATGGGCCAAACTtataggctttgtttggattttcttttatagaaaaattactgtaacgattgaTATAGAATTAATCCTTCctacattgacagtgtatacactgtcagcgtcgggtgaatgacaactatgcacaatttaaatttaaaatttaacttttacacacatgtcatgaatctaacgatgataatatatacaccgtcagtgtaggaaagatttactctttgatatatgtaagataaaaagatgactGAAAAATAAATACGTTCATGAAAAAAGTGACAATTTTTCTTTACAGTGTTAATTGCTCTCCAAACAAAGCCTTAACATCCTTAATTTTTAAAGTCGCTAAACCAAAACATTCTCGACAACATATTCATTATTTATTCATATGTTAATTTTGTGCTTGTAtctaaggccttgtttggattgcgatttTTCGCCGAAAAATTGTGTtgtttttcgtgatcacatttccctattactttttttcctcacatacatcaaatcgctacagtaattttttcatgaaaaatgacggaaaatgcaatccaaacggccTCTTAACTTTTCCGCATCATTTCTTCGTTTTCTTTTCATGTTGGCAGGGCATTGTCCTTATTTTCTCTCAAGTATTACGTCTTGGAGAAATAGTCAGCGCTCCATACGTTTGCACTTGGGAATGATTTCGAGTATTGCATTTGTAGTCTTGTAGACAGCAGTGTGTTAGGCTGATAAAGAGAGATTCCTTGAAAATCTCTCATTCTTCCCGAATAAAGCAGGGACAGCACTACTATCCTTGCTGCTGATAAGCCGAAAATGAGCCCAGAGTCAACAGTCAACACTGGACAGCGGGGTTACCAGTATAAATGTCAAAACATTAGACAGACAAAATGTCCCGTCTCCCCCTCCAACCCTCCGTAACAAAAAGCACCGATCACTTCCAACTAATTAGTAATTAGTGCCCCATGGGGGAAAGGGATCAGGTTAGGCCGCTAGCTCCAGCCTCAGAAAGACAAATCAGCGATGATGAAGAGGCCGCCTGGTACTTCAAAGGAGCCAGCAAAAAAAGATGCATCAAGTGCTGTGGATTCATTTCTGCTCTCCTCCTCCTTCAAGCTGTAGTGGTCATAGTCTTGATCTTCACCGTTTTCAAAGTAAAAGACCCTGTTATAAGACTCAATGGTGTTACGATCGATAAGCTTGAGCTAGTACCGAACGGTACAACTCCAAAACCTGGCTCCAACATGACCTTAACCGCTGATGTCTCCGTCAAGAATCCCAACTATGCAACTTTCAAGTATCAGAACGCGAGCACCAGTCTCTTCTATCATGGCATGTTGGTCGGCGAAGCGCATACCCTGCCGGGGAAGTCCAAGGCTAGAAGAACCTTGCGGATGAACGTGACAATCGATTTCATCATGGATAAGCTACTCTCTTCTCCCATGTTGAAGAGTGATGTGGGTTCTGGTTTGCTTCCCATGACTACTTACACGAGAGTTGGTGGGAGGGTGAACATGTTGAATATTTTCAAGAAACATGTTGTTGTGAGGATGAATTGCACCGTTGCTGCTAATATTACGAGCAGGACAATTCAAAGTCAGGATTGCAAGCGGAAAGTCAAGCTCTAGATGGGGTACGCATGTACTTAGTTGGCCTTCCATTTTTTGCTTCCGTTACATGGTAGTGTGTTCTGTACGGTTATTAAGGATTGATGTTTCATCATTTTAACTACTACACGGGGGAAGGATCGGATGGTACGATAGAGGAAGTGAAAGTGAGagggttttttttgtttgaaaccccacttacaccaaaaaaaaaaaaaaaaaaacaatcattGTAACTATATAGATATACCAGGTTCTattattttgcttttatttttttaaacatgCTACAGATGAGGAGTAATATAGATGTGTTCTGTTTTTTCAGTACAGTTTCTCTTAAACTTTTTTGTATATTTAGTATGTTCTCTACATGCTGCTAATACTGACCTCATTTGTCCTTTAATCTCATGCTTTTTGTTtctaaaataaagaaatgaaaaacatattgattttatttatgaataaataaattgctGGCAACGCTATGACCATCTGAATGGCACTTaggatgcgtttgataaaatcgaaatctgaaatttgaagtttgaatctattaaattattgaattgttaaatattacattaaatataattgaatatatatcacattcaatgataagtggatagtttatcacttatttttgggagtaaattttacctaaaaaattcagtaccacttaattaattcatatttttaatgTTTGGTTATCAAATGCGTCTGAACGTATTAATATCTGagttcattaaatttaagtgctgaattgagttatcaaacaaCACCTTACTATCTCACTCTATTCCCTTATTTATATTTAAATGATACAACATCTCTAAAGGTACCAACGTAACGGACAATAGTATAACTTCGAAAAATAAGGTATCCTTTTTAGGAAAATACGAATATATTACAGataatataattttaaaagttataGACTAGTTTTAGttatcaattttttaaattaatttttattatatctCCTCATTCCTATGTTTTAGATACTTCCAACGCCTGATTTATAGACACTTATGATGCAAATTCTTAAAGATTCTAAGCAATGCAAAGTAAAGATTTTAGTACGTTGGTCTCAAACTTATCGTTGTATTCGTGGTACTATTAGAATccttttttctttaatgttcGAATACATGAATTTGATTCTAGCAATTCCCACCGCCTATTTGCTCAAAATACATATAGTATTGTTGAGATCGATAAGATTCAATACAAAAGCATTCGACATGATATACATATTCTAACGCTGGAAAGCATATTATTGTTTCTTTGAAAGTTGCGGTAAAATCACCATTGCAACTGCACCGGACATTCGCATtagctctttcttcttcttcgtctttctttttctctctttccccGAAATGTAGAAACATAATATAATCAGTTGCATGGAGCCATTCGCAACATTAAATTTCAACAGTCCACCAGGCGTCAGTGGAGAATCTGATTGTACCTACAGATCACTGATCAATGACCAAAAACAAACCAACCAGTGTGAACCATGCTCATGTTGATGGAAATTTGAGAACGAAATGCAGAAAATGGACATGACGGCAGCATATAAATGAGACCTTTGGCATCTGCCCTAGTTTTGTGGGGTTAGATTTTGGACTTTGGAGTGGTTTTATCATTACCTATTTTTGTTTCTCCGAGACTTCGGAGTTGGGCGCGTCCAAGAAATGCGTTGAACTCTTCAACTGAAACTTCTTCTTCAATCGTGGCTAGCTTGCTTTTTCTGCCGCAATTTTATGTCATTTATTGTGACCAGCAACTATGTATATCATGTGAAATAAGGGG containing:
- the LOC113728133 gene encoding late embryogenesis abundant protein At1g64065-like — protein: MGERDQVRPLAPASERQISDDEEAAWYFKGASKKRCIKCCGFISALLLLQAVVVIVLIFTVFKVKDPVIRLNGVTIDKLELVPNGTTPKPGSNMTLTADVSVKNPNYATFKYQNASTSLFYHGMLVGEAHTLPGKSKARRTLRMNVTIDFIMDKLLSSPMLKSDVGSGLLPMTTYTRVGGRVNMLNIFKKHVVVRMNCTVAANITSRTIQSQDCKRKVKL